Proteins from one Streptosporangium becharense genomic window:
- a CDS encoding alpha/beta hydrolase family protein, translating to MKIKIMRGVGVAGAVTASMLALLATVPAQAASPPRTGTVPDKSLTLPAPTGSHPVGTVSLHLVDRSRPDPWVATEKTRQLMVSLWYPAAKGAGRPAQYMTDEEAKAFLEGQKVTDVPSEVVSGTRTHAVVEARPAGRKGTLPLVVLSPGFTMSRSSLTSLAEELASRGYVVVGIDHVHESYGTSLPGGRLAGCAACKEQEADAWEFGDKAVRGRQADVSFVLDRLLGRHPVWKGARLIDRSRIGMAGHSLGGSSTPWTMLKDPRVRAGINMDGTFFVPVPDKGLARPFMLMGAGEVHEPDGQDFTWGRDWARMTDWKRWFTVKGGDHVSFTDYPLLTKQSARDLEITRAYVAAFMDRHLRGREQPLLDGPSAAFPEVKLWK from the coding sequence ATGAAAATCAAGATCATGCGTGGTGTCGGCGTCGCGGGCGCCGTCACCGCGAGCATGCTCGCTCTCCTCGCGACCGTGCCGGCCCAGGCCGCGAGCCCGCCGCGAACCGGGACCGTCCCGGACAAGAGCCTGACGCTGCCCGCGCCGACCGGATCCCACCCGGTGGGGACGGTCAGCCTGCACCTGGTCGACCGCAGCCGCCCCGACCCCTGGGTGGCCACGGAGAAGACCAGACAGCTCATGGTCTCGCTGTGGTACCCCGCCGCGAAGGGTGCCGGCCGGCCCGCGCAGTACATGACCGACGAAGAGGCCAAGGCATTCCTGGAGGGCCAGAAGGTCACCGATGTCCCGAGCGAGGTGGTCAGCGGCACCAGGACCCACGCCGTCGTCGAGGCCCGTCCGGCCGGACGCAAGGGCACGCTGCCGCTGGTGGTGCTCTCGCCCGGGTTCACGATGTCGCGATCATCGCTGACCAGCCTCGCGGAGGAACTGGCCAGCCGGGGTTACGTGGTCGTCGGCATCGACCACGTTCACGAGTCGTACGGCACAAGCCTGCCCGGCGGCCGGCTGGCCGGCTGCGCGGCCTGCAAGGAACAGGAAGCCGACGCCTGGGAGTTCGGCGACAAGGCGGTCAGGGGACGGCAGGCGGACGTGTCGTTCGTGCTCGACCGGCTCCTCGGACGGCACCCGGTGTGGAAGGGCGCCAGACTCATCGACCGCTCACGCATCGGTATGGCCGGGCACTCGCTGGGCGGTTCGAGCACGCCGTGGACGATGCTGAAGGACCCGCGCGTACGCGCCGGAATCAACATGGACGGCACCTTCTTCGTGCCCGTCCCCGACAAGGGGCTGGCACGACCGTTCATGCTGATGGGTGCGGGCGAGGTGCACGAGCCGGACGGCCAGGACTTCACCTGGGGCCGCGACTGGGCCCGCATGACCGACTGGAAGCGCTGGTTCACGGTGAAGGGCGGCGACCACGTCTCCTTCACGGACTATCCGCTGCTGACCAAGCAGTCGGCCAGGGATCTGGAGATCACCCGGGCCTACGTGGCCGCCTTCATGGATCGGCACCTGCGCGGGCGCGAACAGCCGCTGCTGGACGGGCCCTCCGCGGCCTTCCCCGAGGTCAAGCTCTGGAAGTGA